In one window of Cupriavidus necator N-1 DNA:
- a CDS encoding LysR family transcriptional regulator, whose translation MRGFETDQLRTFVTVADSGSLSAAAPRLFLSQSSVSEQLRKLEERAGVPLLSRGRHGAVPTPAGERLLEHARRILALNELALQELRGHALAGELRLAVTDYFRPGEIAGMLRRLRERYPYLRLHVTVMKSAAIDAAAEMDTFDIGLSMRLPGTRGQGAGTRGTVLRREPLAWVAAPAEADSLPATLPLVLLPDTCSLHQYVVQLLLRKRLPFEVAHSASGVAGLHLALAAGLGLSCLNASAIGPGVAPLDAATIARLGLPRLPEAEFFLLPGRRGESAFVAEARDALAGQLV comes from the coding sequence ATGCGTGGATTCGAAACCGACCAGTTGCGCACCTTTGTCACGGTCGCGGACAGCGGCAGCCTGTCAGCGGCGGCGCCCAGACTGTTCCTGTCGCAGTCCTCGGTCAGCGAGCAGCTGCGCAAGCTGGAGGAGCGCGCCGGCGTGCCGCTGCTGTCGCGCGGACGGCATGGCGCGGTGCCGACGCCGGCGGGGGAGCGGCTGCTGGAACACGCGCGGCGTATCCTGGCGCTGAACGAGCTGGCCCTGCAGGAGCTGCGCGGCCACGCGCTGGCGGGCGAACTGCGGCTGGCCGTGACCGATTACTTCCGCCCGGGCGAGATCGCCGGCATGCTGCGGCGCCTGCGCGAGCGCTACCCGTACCTGCGGCTGCACGTGACGGTGATGAAGAGCGCGGCAATCGATGCCGCCGCGGAGATGGACACCTTCGATATCGGCCTCAGCATGCGCCTGCCCGGCACGCGCGGGCAGGGTGCGGGCACGCGCGGCACGGTGCTGCGGCGCGAGCCGCTGGCCTGGGTCGCCGCGCCGGCCGAGGCCGACAGCCTGCCCGCCACGCTGCCGCTGGTGCTGCTGCCCGATACCTGCTCGCTGCATCAGTACGTGGTGCAGCTGTTGCTGCGCAAGCGGCTGCCATTCGAGGTTGCGCACTCGGCGTCGGGCGTCGCGGGGCTGCACCTGGCGCTGGCGGCGGGGCTGGGGTTGTCGTGCCTGAATGCGTCGGCGATCGGCCCCGGCGTGGCACCGCTGGATGCCGCCACCATCGCGCGGTTGGGCCTGCCGCGACTGCCGGAGGCGGAGTTTTTCCTGTTGCCGGGCCGGCGCGGTGAGTCAGCCTTTGTTGCCGAGGCGCGCGATGCACTTGCCGGGCAGCTGGTGTAG
- a CDS encoding BPSL1445 family SYLF domain-containing lipoprotein: MKRRTFLSASAGLALGSLALGACTTTKPEATSDKAARRRELDSGVDGTLSRLYDSVKGSRELGNRARGILVFPKTLTAGFIVGGEYGDGALRSGGATRGYYRLIAGSVGWQIGAQSKAVILMFLTPDAYDKFVRSSGWTAGVDATVAVATIGANGVLDTNTAQQPIVGFVMTNAGLMAGLSFEGSKISKLDL, encoded by the coding sequence ATGAAACGTCGAACCTTCCTTTCGGCCAGCGCGGGTCTGGCCCTTGGCAGCCTGGCCCTGGGTGCCTGCACCACCACCAAACCCGAAGCCACCAGCGACAAGGCCGCGCGCCGGCGCGAGCTGGATTCCGGCGTGGACGGCACGCTGTCGCGCCTGTACGACTCGGTCAAGGGCTCGCGCGAGCTCGGCAACCGAGCACGCGGCATCCTGGTGTTCCCGAAGACGCTGACGGCAGGCTTTATCGTCGGCGGCGAGTATGGCGACGGTGCCCTGCGCTCGGGCGGCGCCACGCGCGGCTACTACCGCCTGATCGCCGGCTCGGTGGGCTGGCAGATCGGTGCGCAGTCCAAGGCCGTGATCCTGATGTTCCTGACGCCGGATGCCTACGACAAGTTCGTGCGCAGCAGCGGCTGGACCGCGGGCGTCGATGCCACTGTGGCGGTGGCCACCATTGGCGCAAACGGCGTGCTGGACACCAACACCGCCCAGCAGCCCATCGTCGGCTTCGTCATGACCAATGCCGGCCTGATGGCGGGCCTGAGCTTCGAGGGCAGCAAGATCAGCAAGCTCGACCTGTAA
- a CDS encoding MFS transporter — MIPTETAHAGPDAISVPQAQAQAREDAVYRKVAWRLLPFLMLCYVVAYLDRVNVGFAKLSMLADLQFSEAVYGLGAGLFFIGYFFFEVPSNLLMHRIGAKATISRIMILWSLISAAMMFVQTSTQFYVLRFLLGAAEAGFYPGMILYLTYWFPSHRRARMVALFMAAIPISGIFGGPLSGWVMEAMHGVNGLRGWQWMFVIEAVPSLLVGVAVLWYLDNNIQSARWLTADEKALLERNIAAENAQKSAHMSLRTLVTDSRVLKMTMICFCTVMGQYGLTFWLPTLIKQTGVKSVLDVGLLTAIPFGVAVCSMILVSRSSDRMRERRWHLIVPFCCAATGLVLSAVFSHNTALSLAALALAAGGSLATSPLFWSLPTSILSGVGAAAGIALINSFANLAGFISPYMIGLIKDATRSTDAAMFVLAAVLLCGALLTYSVPARLVNK; from the coding sequence ATGATTCCGACTGAAACCGCCCATGCCGGGCCGGATGCCATTTCCGTGCCGCAGGCGCAGGCACAGGCCAGGGAGGACGCGGTGTACCGCAAGGTGGCCTGGCGGCTGTTGCCGTTCCTGATGCTGTGCTACGTGGTGGCCTACCTGGATCGGGTCAACGTGGGCTTTGCCAAGCTGAGCATGCTGGCCGACCTGCAGTTCAGCGAGGCGGTCTACGGGCTGGGCGCGGGGCTGTTCTTTATCGGCTATTTCTTCTTCGAGGTGCCCAGCAACCTGCTGATGCACCGCATCGGCGCCAAGGCCACCATCTCGCGCATCATGATCCTGTGGAGCCTGATCTCCGCGGCGATGATGTTCGTGCAGACCAGCACGCAGTTCTATGTGCTGCGCTTCCTGCTGGGCGCGGCGGAGGCGGGCTTCTATCCCGGCATGATCCTGTACCTGACCTACTGGTTCCCGTCGCACCGGCGCGCGCGCATGGTGGCGCTGTTCATGGCGGCGATTCCGATCTCGGGCATCTTCGGCGGGCCGCTGTCGGGCTGGGTGATGGAGGCCATGCACGGCGTCAACGGCCTGCGCGGCTGGCAGTGGATGTTCGTGATCGAGGCCGTGCCGTCGCTGCTGGTGGGCGTGGCCGTGCTCTGGTACCTGGACAACAACATCCAGTCGGCGCGCTGGCTGACGGCCGATGAAAAGGCGCTGCTGGAGCGCAATATCGCCGCCGAAAACGCACAGAAGTCCGCCCATATGTCGCTGCGCACGCTGGTGACCGACTCGCGCGTGCTGAAGATGACGATGATCTGCTTCTGCACGGTGATGGGCCAGTACGGGCTGACTTTCTGGCTGCCCACGCTGATCAAGCAGACCGGCGTGAAGAGCGTGCTGGACGTGGGTTTGCTGACCGCGATCCCGTTTGGCGTGGCGGTGTGTTCGATGATCCTGGTCAGCCGTAGCTCTGACCGCATGCGCGAGCGCCGCTGGCACCTGATCGTGCCGTTCTGCTGCGCGGCCACGGGCCTGGTGCTGAGCGCGGTCTTCAGCCATAACACTGCGCTGTCGCTGGCAGCGCTGGCGTTGGCCGCCGGCGGCAGCCTAGCTACCTCGCCGCTGTTCTGGAGCCTGCCGACGTCCATCCTGTCGGGCGTGGGCGCGGCGGCGGGCATTGCGCTGATCAACTCGTTCGCCAACCTGGCCGGCTTTATCAGCCCGTACATGATCGGCCTGATCAAGGATGCCACCCGGAGCACGGATGCCGCGATGTTCGTGCTGGCGGCGGTGCTGCTGTGCGGCGCGCTGCTGACCTATTCGGTGCCGGCCAGGCTGGTCAACAAGTAA
- a CDS encoding FadR/GntR family transcriptional regulator — protein MTGSSTSVANQAVSLIQQWVRDGTFPAGTLLPAQRELAEKVGISRASLREAISTLQGMGVVVSRPGKGVYVTAAGDSAAATPPWRFAATHSLIDIYQLRFALEGLTARLAALAISENEIEQLRQNAATMQRAIEADAYDEASQLDYEFHTLIVTVSGNQVIREILRESAEVMRESQRLPYYRRGARNATFTEHSAIIEALAARQPEQAQRAMERHIMLAARRAGVHFPTGDEKED, from the coding sequence ATGACAGGATCTTCCACCTCCGTCGCCAACCAGGCTGTCAGCCTTATCCAGCAATGGGTGCGCGACGGCACGTTCCCCGCGGGCACGCTGCTGCCGGCGCAGCGGGAGCTGGCGGAGAAGGTCGGCATCAGCCGCGCGTCACTGCGTGAGGCGATCTCTACCTTGCAGGGAATGGGCGTGGTGGTGTCGCGCCCGGGCAAGGGCGTCTACGTGACGGCCGCCGGCGACAGCGCCGCAGCCACGCCGCCCTGGCGTTTTGCGGCCACGCATTCGCTGATCGATATCTACCAGTTGCGCTTCGCGCTGGAAGGGCTGACCGCACGGCTGGCCGCGCTGGCCATCTCCGAGAACGAGATCGAACAGCTGCGCCAGAACGCGGCCACGATGCAGCGGGCGATCGAGGCGGATGCTTATGACGAAGCCTCGCAGCTCGACTATGAATTTCACACGCTGATCGTCACGGTGTCCGGCAACCAGGTCATCCGCGAGATCCTGCGCGAAAGCGCCGAGGTGATGCGCGAGAGCCAGCGCCTGCCGTACTACCGGCGCGGCGCGCGCAATGCCACCTTCACCGAGCACAGCGCCATCATCGAGGCGCTGGCCGCCCGCCAGCCGGAGCAGGCGCAGCGCGCGATGGAGCGCCACATCATGCTGGCGGCGCGCCGTGCAGGCGTGCATTTCCCCACGGGGGACGAGAAAGAGGATTGA
- a CDS encoding recombination-associated protein RdgC, translated as MWFKNLQVHRFSAPWSLSADEVEASLAKHAFFPGTSLEMQTQGWASPRDNGQLVHTVGGQMLLTLRTEKKLLPTTVVNQVTRARAAEVEEQQGYKPGRKQMKELKEQVTEELLPRAFSIRRDTRVWIDPDNGWLAIDAAATAKADEVRGMLFKALDPLPLINLHVNQSPVAAMTEWLAGDAAPGGFTVDQEIELQSGAESKATVRYVRHPLDPEDLRRHIAAGKRCTRLAMTWNDRVSFVLTDGLVVKKMAPLDVIKEQADGTAHDEDERFDADFTMMAGELSGMLSDLTEALGGERKA; from the coding sequence ATGTGGTTCAAGAATCTGCAGGTCCATCGTTTCTCCGCCCCGTGGTCGCTGAGCGCCGACGAGGTTGAAGCCAGCCTGGCGAAGCACGCCTTCTTCCCCGGCACCAGCCTCGAAATGCAGACCCAAGGCTGGGCCTCGCCGCGTGACAACGGCCAGCTGGTCCATACCGTCGGCGGCCAGATGCTGCTGACGCTGCGCACCGAAAAGAAGCTGCTGCCCACCACCGTGGTCAACCAGGTCACGCGCGCCCGCGCCGCGGAAGTCGAAGAGCAGCAAGGCTACAAGCCGGGCCGCAAGCAAATGAAGGAACTGAAGGAGCAGGTCACCGAAGAACTGCTGCCGCGCGCCTTCAGCATCCGCCGCGACACGCGTGTGTGGATCGACCCGGACAACGGCTGGCTTGCCATCGACGCCGCCGCCACGGCCAAGGCCGATGAAGTGCGCGGCATGCTGTTCAAGGCGCTGGATCCGCTGCCGCTGATCAACCTGCACGTCAACCAGTCGCCGGTGGCGGCCATGACCGAATGGCTGGCCGGGGATGCGGCACCGGGCGGCTTCACCGTCGACCAGGAAATCGAGTTGCAATCCGGCGCGGAAAGCAAGGCCACCGTGCGCTATGTGCGCCACCCGCTGGACCCGGAAGACCTGCGCCGCCATATCGCCGCCGGCAAGCGCTGCACGCGCCTGGCGATGACGTGGAACGACCGGGTGTCGTTCGTGCTGACCGACGGGCTGGTGGTCAAGAAGATGGCCCCGCTCGACGTGATCAAGGAACAGGCCGATGGCACGGCGCACGATGAAGATGAGCGCTTCGACGCCGATTTCACCATGATGGCCGGCGAACTCTCCGGCATGCTCAGCGACCTCACCGAGGCGCTGGGCGGCGAGCGCAAGGCGTAA
- a CDS encoding methyl-accepting chemotaxis protein: protein MISADHALTGRLSATIPARRAAGSSVSAQAAPHTPLLQGVHRRADQLMTAMLWVLSLLSPIVGNHYGSTGLTLALGLPMALLGTLMAVTLPARLATRLAMAVLLMIFVALLIHQAHGQVEFHFLVFVSLSLLLAYRDFRVILLAAAVIALHHLSFNFFQQWGWNTICFTDPSFNMVLFHAAFVIVQTGVLCVIAWRLERDAHSTDELSALAAGIEREPGYLTLTADGTHPDSDFARAFRKTLDTVRQTLLQVRNTAGTVADAAGNILDTSATVVRRTDEQARTVAHTMQDMQALTQAARASADQARGACELAGASSTVVARGSGEILSVIHTMGEINEACGRITEIIGVIDSIAFQTNILALNAAVEAARAGDHGKGFAVVAGEVRQLAHRCGAAAKEIRGLINTSVERAHAGTKLVGHTGETMNEVVASIGKLATLVEELATLGDNQRSGIDGMARRVAEIQAAFEENAELVASAAEAARVQRQQTEGLNRAVGVFRLG, encoded by the coding sequence ATGATCAGCGCTGACCACGCCCTGACCGGACGGCTGTCCGCGACCATCCCTGCCCGCCGTGCCGCGGGCAGTTCCGTTTCTGCGCAAGCCGCGCCGCACACCCCGCTGCTGCAAGGCGTGCACCGCCGCGCAGACCAGTTGATGACGGCCATGCTGTGGGTGCTGAGCCTCCTGTCGCCGATCGTCGGCAATCACTATGGGTCGACCGGGCTGACGCTGGCGCTGGGCTTGCCGATGGCGCTGCTCGGCACGCTGATGGCGGTCACCCTGCCCGCCCGCCTGGCTACGCGGCTGGCGATGGCCGTGCTGCTGATGATCTTCGTCGCATTGCTGATCCACCAGGCGCACGGGCAGGTGGAATTCCACTTCCTGGTGTTCGTCTCGCTGTCGCTGCTGCTGGCCTACCGCGACTTCCGCGTGATCCTGCTGGCGGCGGCGGTGATCGCGTTGCATCACCTGAGCTTCAACTTCTTCCAGCAGTGGGGCTGGAACACCATCTGCTTCACCGACCCGAGCTTCAATATGGTGCTGTTCCACGCCGCCTTCGTCATCGTGCAGACCGGCGTGCTGTGCGTGATCGCGTGGCGGCTGGAGCGCGATGCCCACTCCACCGATGAACTGAGCGCCCTGGCCGCGGGCATCGAACGCGAACCCGGCTACCTGACGCTGACCGCCGATGGCACCCACCCGGACAGCGACTTCGCGCGCGCCTTCCGCAAGACGCTGGACACTGTGCGCCAGACACTGCTGCAGGTACGCAACACCGCCGGTACCGTGGCCGACGCGGCTGGCAACATCCTGGACACCAGCGCCACCGTCGTCCGCCGGACCGACGAACAGGCTCGCACCGTGGCGCACACCATGCAGGACATGCAGGCGCTGACCCAGGCCGCCCGCGCCAGCGCCGACCAGGCCCGCGGCGCGTGCGAACTGGCCGGGGCCTCCAGCACCGTGGTCGCGCGCGGCAGCGGCGAGATCCTGTCGGTGATCCACACCATGGGCGAGATCAACGAGGCCTGCGGGCGCATCACCGAGATCATCGGCGTGATCGACAGCATCGCCTTCCAGACCAATATCCTGGCGCTGAACGCCGCCGTGGAGGCCGCGCGCGCGGGCGACCACGGCAAGGGCTTTGCGGTGGTGGCTGGCGAGGTCCGGCAACTGGCGCATCGCTGTGGCGCCGCGGCCAAGGAGATTCGCGGGCTGATCAATACCTCGGTCGAACGCGCCCACGCCGGCACCAAGTTGGTCGGCCATACCGGCGAGACCATGAACGAGGTGGTGGCCAGCATCGGCAAGCTTGCCACGTTGGTAGAGGAACTGGCGACGCTGGGCGACAACCAGCGCAGCGGCATCGACGGCATGGCCCGGCGCGTGGCGGAGATCCAGGCGGCATTCGAGGAGAATGCAGAGTTGGTGGCCAGTGCCGCCGAAGCTGCGCGGGTGCAGCGGCAGCAGACGGAGGGGCTGAACCGGGCGGTCGGGGTGTTCCGGCTGGGCTGA
- a CDS encoding aldo/keto reductase — translation MKQVTLPDGERVPALGMGTWNMGESRAARAEEVATLRLGLDLGLRLIDTAEMYGEGQSEEMIGEAIAGRRDEAFLVSKVYPFNASRRGTVQACERSLKRLRTDRIDLYLLHWRGGVPLEETVQAMEALQRDGKIRRWGVSNLDLSDLQELWDAPGGDRLATNQLLYNLGRRGIEWDLLPWLRQRGVPVMAYSPIEQSRLLGNPGLKRFARDHGMTAAQAALAWLLAQDGVIAIPKTGRRERLQENLGALSHTLSAAQLAELDRIFPPPDGPGLLEML, via the coding sequence ATGAAGCAAGTCACCCTGCCCGACGGCGAGCGCGTCCCGGCGCTCGGCATGGGAACGTGGAATATGGGCGAGTCGCGCGCAGCGCGCGCCGAGGAAGTCGCCACGCTGCGCCTGGGCCTGGACCTTGGCCTGCGGCTGATCGATACCGCCGAGATGTATGGCGAGGGCCAGTCCGAGGAAATGATCGGCGAGGCCATCGCCGGGCGCCGCGACGAGGCCTTCCTCGTCAGCAAGGTCTATCCCTTCAACGCCAGCCGGCGCGGCACCGTGCAGGCCTGCGAGCGCAGCCTGAAGCGGCTGCGCACCGACCGCATCGACCTCTATTTATTGCACTGGCGCGGCGGCGTGCCGCTGGAAGAGACCGTGCAGGCCATGGAGGCGCTGCAGCGCGACGGCAAGATCCGCCGCTGGGGCGTGAGCAACCTGGACCTGTCCGACCTGCAGGAGTTGTGGGACGCGCCGGGCGGCGACCGACTGGCCACCAACCAGCTGCTGTACAACCTGGGCCGGCGCGGCATCGAATGGGACCTGCTGCCGTGGCTGCGCCAGCGCGGCGTGCCGGTGATGGCCTATTCGCCGATCGAGCAGTCGCGCCTGTTGGGCAACCCCGGGCTGAAGCGCTTTGCGCGCGACCACGGCATGACGGCGGCACAGGCGGCACTGGCCTGGCTGCTGGCGCAGGACGGCGTCATCGCCATCCCCAAGACCGGCCGGCGCGAGCGCCTGCAGGAGAACCTGGGCGCGCTGTCGCATACGCTGTCGGCCGCCCAGCTGGCCGAACTCGACCGCATCTTCCCGCCGCCCGACGGCCCGGGCCTGCTGGAAATGCTCTGA
- a CDS encoding Bug family tripartite tricarboxylate transporter substrate binding protein — protein MQADRRKVLHWLGAGSLAATASTLGINRARAQQAYPSRPVRLVVPYPPGGATDVLARALGDPLSKLWQRPVIVENRPGVGGMIGADVVAKAPADGYTLLLALPSLVQTPYMVAKPPFDPLRDLTAISQLCTTSLVLTASSAMPRTLPQMISLAKSQPDKYSYGTYGIGTGAHLYMQVFLKGAGAQLVHVPYKGEAPIATDLIGGQISLGTLSPMTVRQHARTGKLQPLAVTGNTRAPMLPDVPTFQELGYKGLDGPAWFGLFTTAGTPQAIVDKISADVETVMAAPEIRQRLAELGLIVKTTQPAAFAAATRADQAYWGNVIKENNIRLD, from the coding sequence ATGCAAGCCGACCGCCGCAAAGTCCTGCACTGGCTGGGAGCAGGTTCCCTGGCCGCCACCGCCTCGACCCTTGGAATCAACCGGGCGCGGGCCCAGCAGGCTTACCCGTCGCGCCCGGTGCGGCTGGTCGTGCCCTACCCGCCCGGCGGTGCCACCGACGTGCTGGCGCGCGCGCTGGGCGACCCGCTCAGCAAGCTGTGGCAGCGCCCGGTGATCGTGGAGAACCGCCCCGGCGTGGGCGGCATGATCGGCGCCGACGTGGTCGCCAAGGCGCCGGCGGACGGCTACACCCTGCTGCTGGCCCTGCCCAGCCTGGTGCAGACGCCCTATATGGTGGCCAAGCCGCCGTTCGACCCGCTGCGCGACCTGACCGCCATCAGCCAGCTATGCACCACCAGCCTGGTGCTGACCGCCAGCAGCGCCATGCCGCGCACGCTGCCGCAGATGATCAGCCTGGCCAAGTCCCAGCCCGACAAGTATTCCTATGGCACCTATGGCATTGGCACCGGCGCCCATCTCTACATGCAGGTCTTCCTCAAGGGCGCGGGCGCCCAGCTGGTCCATGTCCCGTACAAGGGCGAAGCCCCCATCGCCACCGACCTGATCGGCGGCCAGATCTCGCTGGGCACGCTGTCGCCGATGACCGTGCGTCAGCATGCGCGCACCGGCAAGCTCCAGCCGCTGGCCGTTACCGGCAATACCCGCGCGCCGATGCTGCCGGATGTGCCAACCTTCCAGGAACTCGGCTACAAGGGGCTGGATGGCCCGGCCTGGTTTGGCCTGTTCACCACCGCCGGCACGCCGCAGGCCATCGTCGACAAGATCTCGGCCGATGTGGAAACGGTGATGGCCGCGCCGGAGATCCGCCAGCGCCTGGCCGAGCTGGGGCTGATCGTCAAGACGACGCAGCCGGCGGCGTTCGCGGCGGCGACCAGAGCGGATCAGGCGTACTGGGGCAACGTGATCAAGGAAAACAATATCCGGCTGGACTGA
- a CDS encoding tautomerase family protein, producing the protein MPHIVLHLSGQPDAALTRRSARAIADLTERVLGKKRDVIAVTVQYIPHDSWIIADMPLSEQGRNAFHLDISVTDETNTKAEKAQFIEAVFETMSGLLGKLHPVSYVHVIDARAAAYGYGGRTQEYRHQHG; encoded by the coding sequence ATGCCCCACATCGTCCTGCACCTGTCCGGCCAACCCGATGCCGCCCTCACCCGCCGCAGCGCCAGGGCGATCGCCGACCTGACCGAGCGCGTGCTCGGCAAGAAGCGCGACGTGATTGCCGTCACGGTCCAGTACATCCCGCACGACAGCTGGATCATCGCCGACATGCCGCTGTCGGAGCAGGGCCGCAACGCCTTCCACCTGGACATCAGCGTGACCGATGAAACCAACACCAAGGCGGAGAAAGCGCAGTTCATCGAGGCCGTGTTCGAGACCATGTCGGGGCTGCTGGGCAAGCTGCATCCGGTGTCGTACGTGCACGTGATCGACGCCCGCGCAGCGGCCTATGGCTACGGCGGGCGCACGCAGGAGTATCGCCACCAGCACGGCTGA
- a CDS encoding thioesterase family protein: MARLKLDLPADQFCYATHLTVRVTDINSANHLANDSMISMISEARARFLYEFGSEDVRQEGVGIIVTDLATMYRNEAHARDQLQFEVGVMDFNKYGGDIIFRITRPADGALIAMAKSGFVFFDYVGKNVVAMPEGFAGRFPKVNWVE, encoded by the coding sequence ATGGCCCGCCTCAAACTCGACCTGCCTGCCGACCAGTTCTGCTACGCCACGCACCTGACCGTGCGCGTGACCGACATCAACTCGGCCAACCACCTTGCCAACGATTCGATGATCTCGATGATCTCCGAGGCGCGGGCGCGGTTCCTGTATGAATTCGGCAGCGAGGATGTACGGCAGGAAGGGGTGGGCATCATCGTGACCGACCTGGCCACGATGTACCGCAACGAGGCACATGCGCGCGACCAGCTGCAGTTCGAGGTGGGGGTGATGGACTTCAACAAGTACGGCGGCGACATCATCTTCCGCATCACGCGGCCGGCCGATGGCGCGCTGATCGCGATGGCCAAGTCGGGCTTTGTCTTCTTCGACTACGTGGGGAAGAATGTTGTGGCGATGCCGGAGGGGTTTGCCGGGCGGTTCCCGAAGGTGAACTGGGTCGAGTAA
- a CDS encoding GntP family permease codes for MSFLIVLAALAFLMFAAYRGYSVILFAPIAALGAVLLTDPSAVAPVFTGIFMEKMVGFVKLYFPVFLLGAVFGKVVELSGFSESIVAAAIRYIGRSRANAVIVTVCALLTYGGVSLFVVVFAVYPFAAELYRQSNIPKRLMPGAIALGAFSFTMDSLPGTPQIQNIIPTNFFNTTSWAAPVLGVAGSLFILVGGLSYLEWRRRGAAARGEGYGTNLRNEPERSQSGKLPHPLLALLPLVVVGVANFWLTRMIPLWYGPSNSVALPGLPKPVETKIASVTAIWAVEGALLLGIAVVLVTAFGALRERFAEGTKGAVGGALLASMNTASEYGFGGVIAALPGFLVVSDALRAIPNPLVNAAVSVSTLAGITGSASGGMSIALAAMSQTFIAGAQAMQIPLEVLHRVVSMASGGMDTLPHNGAVITLLAVTGLTHRESYRDIFAVTMIKTAAVFFVIAVYFLTGLV; via the coding sequence ATGTCGTTTCTGATCGTGCTGGCAGCCCTTGCCTTTCTGATGTTCGCCGCGTACCGCGGCTACAGCGTGATCCTGTTCGCGCCCATCGCCGCGCTGGGCGCGGTGCTGCTGACCGACCCGTCCGCGGTCGCACCGGTGTTCACCGGCATCTTCATGGAGAAGATGGTCGGCTTCGTGAAGCTGTATTTCCCCGTGTTCCTATTAGGCGCGGTATTCGGCAAGGTAGTTGAGCTGTCCGGCTTCTCCGAGTCCATCGTCGCCGCAGCGATCCGCTATATCGGGCGCTCGCGCGCCAACGCGGTGATCGTCACAGTGTGCGCGCTGCTGACCTATGGCGGCGTGTCGCTGTTCGTGGTGGTGTTCGCGGTCTATCCGTTCGCGGCCGAGCTGTACCGCCAGAGCAACATCCCCAAGCGGCTGATGCCGGGCGCGATCGCGCTGGGCGCGTTCTCGTTCACCATGGATTCGCTGCCGGGCACGCCGCAGATCCAGAACATCATCCCCACCAACTTCTTCAACACCACCTCCTGGGCCGCACCGGTGCTGGGCGTGGCCGGCTCGCTGTTTATCCTGGTGGGGGGCCTGAGCTACCTGGAATGGCGCCGCCGCGGCGCCGCCGCGCGTGGCGAAGGCTACGGCACCAACCTGCGCAACGAGCCCGAGCGCAGCCAGTCCGGCAAGCTGCCGCACCCGCTGCTGGCGCTGCTGCCGCTGGTGGTGGTGGGCGTGGCCAACTTCTGGCTGACGCGGATGATCCCGCTCTGGTACGGCCCTTCCAACAGCGTGGCGCTGCCGGGCCTGCCCAAGCCGGTGGAAACCAAGATCGCCAGCGTGACCGCGATCTGGGCAGTGGAAGGCGCGCTGCTGCTGGGCATCGCCGTGGTGCTGGTGACCGCCTTCGGCGCCCTGCGCGAGCGCTTTGCCGAGGGCACCAAGGGCGCCGTCGGCGGCGCGCTGCTGGCGTCGATGAACACGGCATCGGAATACGGCTTCGGAGGGGTCATCGCCGCCCTGCCCGGCTTCCTGGTGGTCAGCGACGCGCTGCGCGCGATCCCCAACCCGCTGGTCAATGCCGCGGTCTCGGTCAGCACGCTGGCCGGCATCACCGGCTCGGCCTCGGGCGGCATGAGCATTGCGCTGGCGGCGATGTCGCAGACCTTTATCGCGGGCGCGCAGGCCATGCAGATCCCGCTGGAAGTACTGCACCGCGTGGTGTCGATGGCCAGCGGCGGCATGGACACGCTGCCGCACAACGGCGCCGTGATCACGCTGCTGGCGGTGACCGGCCTGACCCACCGCGAGTCCTACCGCGATATCTTCGCCGTCACAATGATTAAGACCGCCGCGGTGTTCTTCGTCATCGCCGTGTATTTTCTGACCGGACTGGTCTGA
- a CDS encoding ureidoglycolate lyase: MGTTPPLMASAMVRLHPLPLSAAAFAPFGDVIEARPAGDPGAFPINGGMVMRHHDLAAVELEGGRALINLFEAKPYAYPLEIAMLERHPLGSQAFIPLSEQPFVIVVAPAGDVLDPASLRAFITNGRQGVNYRRGVWHHMLLAVGVPARFAVIDRGGDGNNCEERTLAQPLLLELPPALHAA; encoded by the coding sequence ATGGGAACCACGCCCCCGCTCATGGCATCAGCCATGGTGCGCCTGCATCCGCTGCCGCTGAGCGCGGCCGCCTTTGCGCCCTTCGGTGACGTGATCGAGGCGCGCCCAGCCGGCGACCCCGGCGCCTTTCCGATCAACGGCGGCATGGTCATGCGACACCACGACCTGGCTGCCGTCGAACTGGAAGGTGGCCGGGCCCTGATCAACCTGTTCGAGGCCAAGCCCTACGCGTATCCGCTGGAGATCGCAATGCTGGAACGCCATCCGCTCGGCAGCCAGGCCTTTATCCCGCTATCGGAGCAGCCCTTTGTGATCGTGGTGGCGCCAGCTGGCGACGTGCTGGATCCCGCTTCGCTGCGCGCCTTCATCACCAACGGGCGGCAGGGCGTCAACTACCGCCGCGGCGTCTGGCACCACATGCTGCTGGCCGTGGGCGTGCCGGCGCGCTTTGCCGTGATCGATCGCGGTGGGGATGGCAACAACTGCGAGGAGCGCACGCTGGCGCAGCCGTTGCTGCTGGAACTCCCGCCGGCGCTACACGCCGCATGA